The following proteins are co-located in the Pseudomonas fluorescens genome:
- the rlmD gene encoding 23S rRNA (uracil(1939)-C(5))-methyltransferase RlmD, translated as MAKHERGLRFQPTGGSRAPQIPVGKKQRLSIERLANDGRGIVFFEGRTWFVNGALAGEEVEARVLGTHGKVVEARTERVFKASELRRPAPCMHFGRCGGCSVQHLPHDEQLALKQRMLAEQLSRVAGVEPQEWAAPLSGPEFAYRRRARVAVRWDAKAKKLEVGFRAVASQDIVAIDDCPVLVQALQPIMQRLPNMLRRLSKPQALGHVELFSGSSIAVLLRHMAPLSEADLQVLNEFCAFHEAQLWLHGEGQPEPVEADTALGYRLEQWELALAYRPGDFVQVNAGVNEAMVAQALEWLAPQPDDRVLDLFCGLGNFALPLARQVREVVAVEGVQTMVDRAAQNAVSNNLHNVQFFQADLSQPLTDAEWAKQGFSAVLLDPPRDGALEVVRKLATLGAKRLVYVSCNPATLARDTVELVKQGYRLKRAGILDMFPQTAHVEAMALFEAG; from the coding sequence ATGGCCAAGCATGAGAGAGGCCTGCGCTTCCAACCGACCGGCGGCAGCCGGGCCCCGCAGATTCCGGTGGGCAAGAAGCAGCGCCTGAGCATCGAGCGCCTGGCCAATGACGGCCGGGGCATTGTGTTTTTTGAAGGGCGTACCTGGTTCGTGAATGGCGCGCTGGCTGGCGAAGAAGTCGAAGCGCGAGTACTGGGCACCCACGGTAAAGTGGTCGAGGCCCGTACCGAGCGCGTGTTCAAGGCCAGTGAGTTGCGCCGCCCGGCGCCGTGCATGCACTTCGGCCGCTGCGGTGGTTGCAGCGTGCAGCACTTGCCCCACGACGAACAACTCGCCCTGAAACAGCGCATGCTCGCCGAGCAACTGTCCCGCGTGGCCGGTGTCGAACCGCAAGAGTGGGCGGCCCCTTTGAGTGGGCCGGAATTCGCTTACCGCCGCCGCGCTCGCGTCGCGGTGCGCTGGGATGCCAAGGCGAAAAAACTCGAAGTGGGTTTTCGCGCCGTGGCCAGCCAGGACATCGTCGCCATCGATGATTGCCCGGTGCTGGTACAGGCCTTGCAACCGATCATGCAGCGTTTGCCGAATATGCTGCGCCGCCTGAGCAAACCCCAGGCGTTGGGGCACGTGGAATTGTTCAGTGGCTCCTCCATTGCCGTGCTGCTGCGGCACATGGCGCCGCTGTCCGAGGCGGACCTGCAGGTGTTGAACGAATTTTGCGCCTTCCATGAAGCCCAATTATGGCTGCATGGCGAGGGCCAGCCGGAACCGGTCGAGGCTGATACCGCGCTGGGCTATCGGCTGGAGCAGTGGGAATTGGCGCTGGCCTATCGGCCCGGCGACTTTGTGCAGGTGAATGCCGGTGTGAACGAAGCGATGGTCGCGCAAGCCCTGGAATGGCTGGCGCCACAGCCCGACGATCGGGTGCTGGACCTGTTTTGTGGGCTGGGCAATTTCGCCTTGCCACTGGCGCGTCAGGTGCGCGAAGTGGTTGCGGTAGAAGGCGTGCAGACCATGGTCGATCGGGCGGCACAGAATGCCGTCAGCAACAATTTGCATAATGTGCAGTTTTTTCAGGCCGATTTGTCCCAGCCTTTGACTGACGCAGAGTGGGCCAAACAGGGCTTTTCTGCGGTACTCTTGGACCCACCCCGTGATGGTGCCCTGGAGGTTGTGCGCAAGCTCGCCACGCTGGGCGCCAAGCGCTTGGTGTATGTGTCCTGCAATCCGGCCACGCTGGCGCGGGACACGGTTGAGTTGGTCAAGCAGGGCTACCGGCTAAAACGTGCCGGGATCCTCGACATGTTTCCACAGACAGCTCATGTCGAGGCCATGGCGTTATTTGAAGCGGGCTAG
- the cysM gene encoding cysteine synthase CysM: protein MTLQYPTIADCVGNTPLVRLQRMAGETSNTLLLKLEGNNPAGSVKDRPALSMITRAELRGQIKPGDTLIEATSGNTGIALAMAAAIKGYKMVLIMPDNGSAERKAAMTAYGAQLILVTQEEGMEGARDLAERMAAEGRGVVLDQFANGDNPEAHYTSTGPEIWRQTQGTITHFVSSMGTTGTIMGNSRYLKEQNPAIQIVGLQPMEGAAIPGIRRWPEEYLPKIYNATRVDRIIDMAQREAEDTTRRLAREEGIFCGVSSGGAVAGMLRLSKEVQNAVIVAIICDRGDRYLSTGIFDEPN, encoded by the coding sequence ATGACCTTGCAGTACCCTACAATCGCCGATTGCGTCGGCAACACGCCCCTGGTCCGCTTGCAACGCATGGCGGGTGAAACCAGCAATACCCTGTTGCTCAAGCTCGAAGGGAACAACCCGGCCGGTTCCGTCAAGGACCGCCCGGCGCTGTCGATGATCACCCGCGCCGAGCTGCGCGGGCAGATCAAGCCCGGCGACACCCTGATCGAAGCCACCTCGGGTAACACCGGGATCGCCCTGGCCATGGCCGCGGCGATCAAAGGCTACAAGATGGTGTTGATCATGCCCGACAACGGCAGCGCCGAGCGCAAGGCGGCCATGACCGCCTACGGCGCCCAGCTGATCCTGGTTACCCAGGAAGAAGGCATGGAAGGCGCGCGTGACCTCGCCGAGCGCATGGCCGCCGAAGGCCGTGGCGTGGTGCTGGACCAGTTTGCCAACGGCGATAACCCCGAGGCGCACTACACCAGCACCGGCCCGGAAATCTGGCGCCAGACCCAGGGCACCATCACCCATTTCGTCAGCTCCATGGGCACGACTGGCACCATCATGGGCAACTCGCGCTACCTCAAGGAGCAGAACCCGGCGATTCAGATCGTCGGTCTGCAACCGATGGAAGGTGCGGCTATCCCCGGCATTCGCCGTTGGCCCGAAGAGTACCTGCCGAAGATCTACAACGCGACGCGCGTGGACCGCATCATCGACATGGCCCAGCGTGAAGCCGAAGACACCACCCGCCGCCTGGCACGTGAAGAAGGCATCTTCTGTGGCGTGTCTTCCGGTGGCGCCGTGGCCGGTATGTTGCGCTTGTCCAAAGAAGTGCAAAACGCGGTGATCGTCGCGATCATCTGTGACCGAGGCGACCGTTACCTGTCGACCGGCATTTTTGACGAACCCAACTGA
- a CDS encoding NEL-type E3 ubiquitin ligase domain-containing protein — translation MVEPITSSAPQDELSAFMAAQQGPLMAGQEWSALQALDAIREELGEFFGALDEAEKLEYVRLQRACIDTQKASELCIRELTQAFEQEAKAQLRAELKALTGQDIDPAVTSIHTRYVQTTERFRRAAQGADGVEKIASLKLWDAACINYDGLTGWSFPGRTGLADASYLDEGVKTTAGDFITLIRRLDIGRRLKRHLEQALQANNPLGQHLLETATAEFEFALIEALKNTTASRVDRDKYQHVKRALAGEASWGRVEEMLLYVPHGVDNTSWLPQTIGLTGLYIGPPPGDSLKVPHIVFAVEGCKGAFSFFPNRPGGSLRHHDSHREACEEFHVAFHGFYRQGKVEWLYQIMSLRDCARLKQIAAITPPPPDLEWHARLLYRLAKSIPTLSNVEKIGYVRNVVQKVPVVSLKDVYIRRSRDSLQELANETAGFMSTLIELAQTVINEVISLLLIPVPGALKGLGRIRNFAMFVALEKALVEGGSQALRGDPGALLQGFVDLADLLISGRLHTRLAKSVRRRHQRIYQHLSQPRGAAPDHQSLTSPQLLERMLGSRDMTTRELQSVLDSSATSRHTLNEVWDGAPAPASLVDAVQRLRADRLIKWVAQEADPGRPAPVEAIEVMAPLLTQLGDWPVDTALSIRNHQGQETHRYSKDPAQPTTAVVAVTVLENVQFAYATPRRLTAHLPQAIAGLLPTIFAGGELLLRQQLSALAKRLTFDLFDALTQFPQFSRAMASGARAPVRKLLPDIIGDQGPIPAVITQLQTLHPKLSRERLVAALREHPLSPHQHTQLLRSQRQPEALHSALRDARNTARREAIIDGLFHPRRFNRQTQNWAAEYAGDVLHSVSGQRVVTSPAQQAVPYVSRGAKDRTLVVIDHGQGRFAPYNHHQARLGETLTGADSFYAAVVSQIADLDLSALGANAQQAISEFRYRLAQAMLHNRAPDGSFYPSRRDFSQYVHTVDTSRIAIAPDALGLYHKGKDRYLFLEGEYFKLAQAAPALSWRAEHPSLNDAYTPVLAHNGAGAWRHEWETPLSWEGLKPFYRLGPLARALSPDAIGQIQQISGVTPQVLRRVHVRNERAPVLLLETVERFNVQQRVKAGVELGRDFYHQVLAEVGTEAADALVGRAGASRADQITVLESKVEIDKPQMERLFFKALCQKRAPSSDPLAQVLQRDFPGLTAAVAESLVHQASPDEVKRLTSGRVPLSLSPCIRWWLKQLRRARALEGVYLPAAMNEDSAKLILHALPAIAGWPQHVRVEVWERGQRIDSIGPIDGVLKRLLEPTAGHYQAYLPLPNGDRRTLGAPGAFLTVLLGALPPLERQAFGYTHAGGLEELMQEIGHLQGAEGELADTPLGIGSPLWFNPPRRLADGRIGYPLSGGEHLGPTDREQVARMRQLFPVKTDQEVFDLLADLSDSVREREEAINTLFRERDALNGVLERWSAQEGEAAQHAARSEAAERIRRCWRKEDSTQGVMFELYLDDLALDSLPLMSAHFGHVKQLSLRNNRLQTLPSDFFRQFPALHTLLLDGNRLVHVPEKLSELQHLQRLSVSNNLIRPDLGDVQQLQALTRLTGLDLSRNPLGRGKRLSLYGLEALTVLLLRNTQIDLLPKGAVTLRSLRIFDLRDNLIKVLTASDLYLHESVHRAMNLHGNALSQATLQLLGGYRAQQRYQNIDFGLWRDGALPRPSVERWLVPVPLSEVSRWRAEWALLVGEQMADRFFGLLWNLSSYAPLIAPEHQALRQAVTQRVWQVIEGANHNGRLKQILFEEPLRFMYGGIDGWLLCLNDIELAMLPVQMLAANVDAAGADFVNYFRAKRRLDSIDHHLMAVTQPSGPETCARILAYRIALASGLDLPIALPGRFDTKASVPDADSVNALRERIVREEVDFNWPQRLVVEEYWEEFLERKYPQRFEAALRQYRRALELATDKVGSEDMSEGEYKNYLETLAVLMRKARTNLIGELTATEWTSLEIA, via the coding sequence ATGGTCGAACCGATTACCAGCAGTGCGCCGCAGGACGAGTTGTCCGCATTCATGGCCGCGCAGCAAGGGCCTCTGATGGCGGGGCAGGAGTGGTCAGCCTTACAAGCCCTGGACGCTATACGCGAGGAACTCGGCGAGTTTTTCGGTGCGCTCGATGAAGCGGAAAAGCTTGAGTACGTGCGCCTGCAGAGGGCTTGTATTGATACTCAAAAAGCCTCTGAACTGTGCATTCGCGAGCTTACTCAAGCGTTTGAGCAGGAGGCGAAGGCGCAGTTGCGTGCCGAGTTGAAAGCCCTGACCGGCCAGGATATCGACCCCGCGGTTACGAGTATTCATACGCGCTATGTTCAAACGACAGAGCGTTTCCGGCGCGCGGCCCAGGGGGCGGACGGGGTAGAGAAGATCGCCAGCCTCAAGCTGTGGGACGCCGCCTGCATAAACTATGACGGTCTGACCGGCTGGAGTTTCCCCGGGCGGACTGGCTTGGCCGATGCCAGTTATCTGGATGAAGGGGTCAAAACGACTGCCGGCGATTTCATTACCCTGATACGCCGGCTCGATATCGGGCGGCGCCTCAAACGGCATCTGGAACAGGCGCTGCAGGCCAACAATCCGCTGGGCCAGCATCTCCTGGAAACGGCCACTGCCGAGTTCGAGTTTGCGTTGATAGAGGCTTTGAAAAACACCACGGCCAGTCGCGTCGACAGGGACAAATACCAGCATGTGAAACGCGCATTGGCCGGCGAGGCGAGCTGGGGACGTGTTGAGGAAATGCTTCTATATGTGCCCCACGGTGTGGACAACACCAGCTGGTTGCCTCAAACAATCGGCCTGACGGGGCTCTATATCGGCCCGCCTCCGGGTGACAGCCTGAAGGTTCCCCATATCGTTTTTGCTGTCGAGGGATGCAAAGGTGCCTTCAGTTTCTTCCCGAACCGGCCCGGTGGCTCGCTACGTCATCATGACAGTCACCGCGAGGCCTGCGAGGAGTTTCATGTGGCGTTCCATGGCTTCTACCGCCAGGGCAAGGTCGAGTGGCTGTATCAGATCATGTCATTGCGTGACTGCGCGCGGCTCAAGCAAATCGCTGCAATCACACCGCCACCTCCCGACCTTGAATGGCACGCCCGGCTGCTTTATCGGTTGGCAAAATCCATTCCTACCCTCAGCAATGTTGAAAAGATCGGCTATGTGCGCAACGTGGTGCAAAAGGTGCCTGTCGTCAGTCTGAAGGATGTCTACATCAGGCGCAGTCGAGACAGCCTGCAGGAACTGGCCAACGAAACGGCGGGTTTCATGTCGACGCTCATTGAGCTGGCACAGACCGTGATCAATGAGGTGATCAGCTTGCTACTGATCCCGGTGCCGGGGGCGTTGAAGGGATTGGGACGAATACGCAATTTTGCGATGTTCGTCGCGTTGGAAAAGGCACTGGTCGAGGGCGGCTCCCAAGCGTTGCGAGGTGATCCTGGGGCGCTGTTGCAAGGTTTTGTTGATTTGGCCGATTTACTGATCAGTGGCCGGTTGCATACCCGGCTGGCCAAAAGCGTGAGGCGTCGCCATCAGCGCATCTATCAACACCTCTCGCAACCGCGCGGCGCTGCTCCCGATCATCAATCCCTTACAAGCCCCCAATTGCTGGAAAGAATGCTCGGCTCCCGGGATATGACCACTCGGGAACTGCAGTCTGTGCTCGACTCAAGCGCCACTTCACGACACACCTTGAACGAGGTGTGGGACGGTGCGCCTGCGCCGGCCTCTCTGGTCGATGCCGTACAGCGGTTGCGGGCCGACAGGCTGATCAAGTGGGTTGCGCAAGAAGCTGACCCTGGTCGCCCGGCGCCGGTGGAGGCCATTGAAGTCATGGCGCCCTTGCTCACCCAATTAGGCGACTGGCCGGTGGACACGGCGTTGAGCATTCGAAACCATCAAGGCCAAGAGACCCATCGCTACAGCAAGGATCCAGCGCAACCCACCACTGCGGTGGTGGCGGTGACGGTGTTGGAAAACGTTCAATTTGCCTACGCCACGCCGCGCCGCCTCACCGCCCATTTACCCCAAGCCATCGCAGGGTTGTTGCCGACGATTTTTGCCGGTGGGGAGCTGCTGCTTCGCCAGCAGTTGTCGGCGCTGGCCAAACGCCTGACATTCGATTTGTTTGACGCGCTCACGCAGTTCCCACAGTTCAGTCGGGCGATGGCGAGTGGCGCCAGGGCACCTGTGCGCAAGCTGTTGCCGGACATCATCGGGGATCAGGGTCCCATCCCGGCGGTGATTACGCAGTTACAGACCCTGCACCCGAAATTGAGCCGGGAGCGCTTAGTGGCAGCGTTGCGCGAACATCCGTTATCGCCGCATCAGCACACACAGCTCCTGCGCTCCCAACGGCAACCCGAAGCGCTCCACAGCGCGTTGCGTGATGCCCGTAACACGGCACGCCGAGAGGCGATCATCGACGGTCTCTTCCATCCACGTCGGTTCAACCGGCAGACGCAGAATTGGGCCGCAGAATATGCGGGCGACGTGCTGCATAGCGTTAGCGGCCAAAGGGTGGTCACCAGCCCTGCTCAGCAAGCCGTGCCTTATGTTTCGCGCGGGGCTAAGGATCGGACGCTGGTCGTCATTGATCATGGGCAAGGGCGCTTCGCACCTTACAACCATCATCAGGCGCGCCTGGGCGAGACACTGACCGGCGCCGACAGTTTTTATGCGGCTGTCGTCAGCCAGATAGCCGACCTTGATCTGTCTGCACTGGGGGCGAATGCGCAACAGGCCATCAGCGAATTCCGTTATAGGCTTGCGCAGGCCATGTTGCATAACCGCGCGCCCGATGGTTCGTTTTATCCCAGCCGGCGTGATTTTTCGCAGTATGTGCATACCGTCGATACCTCGCGCATTGCCATCGCGCCCGACGCGCTTGGGCTTTACCACAAGGGGAAGGATCGTTACCTGTTCCTGGAGGGTGAATATTTCAAGCTCGCCCAAGCTGCGCCCGCATTGTCATGGCGGGCTGAGCATCCGTCGTTGAATGACGCCTACACACCGGTGTTGGCCCATAACGGCGCCGGCGCCTGGCGTCATGAATGGGAAACGCCGCTGAGCTGGGAGGGGCTGAAGCCGTTTTATCGCCTCGGGCCACTGGCGCGCGCGTTGTCGCCGGATGCCATTGGGCAGATACAGCAAATCAGCGGGGTGACACCGCAGGTTCTACGGCGGGTGCATGTGCGTAATGAGCGCGCACCGGTGTTGCTGCTGGAGACCGTCGAGCGTTTCAACGTTCAGCAGCGGGTGAAGGCGGGTGTGGAGCTTGGGCGCGACTTTTACCATCAAGTGCTCGCTGAGGTCGGGACTGAGGCCGCCGACGCGCTGGTCGGGAGGGCGGGAGCGTCTCGTGCCGATCAAATCACGGTGCTGGAGTCCAAGGTCGAAATAGATAAGCCTCAGATGGAACGGCTTTTTTTCAAGGCGCTGTGCCAGAAGCGCGCGCCGTCGAGCGACCCCTTGGCGCAAGTGCTGCAGCGTGATTTCCCCGGCCTGACCGCGGCCGTCGCCGAGAGCCTGGTGCATCAAGCCTCGCCTGATGAGGTGAAGCGCCTGACGTCTGGCCGCGTACCCCTCAGCCTTTCCCCTTGCATTCGTTGGTGGCTCAAGCAGTTGCGCAGGGCCAGGGCTTTGGAAGGCGTGTACTTGCCCGCCGCGATGAATGAAGACAGCGCGAAGTTGATCCTGCATGCATTGCCGGCTATCGCAGGTTGGCCGCAGCACGTGCGGGTAGAAGTGTGGGAGCGGGGGCAACGGATCGACAGCATCGGCCCAATCGATGGGGTACTCAAACGCCTGCTGGAGCCGACGGCCGGTCACTATCAAGCGTACCTGCCGCTACCGAACGGTGACCGGCGAACGCTGGGAGCGCCGGGGGCTTTCCTGACTGTTTTACTCGGCGCGCTGCCGCCCCTTGAACGCCAGGCGTTTGGCTACACCCATGCGGGCGGGCTTGAAGAGTTGATGCAGGAGATTGGTCATCTTCAGGGCGCTGAGGGGGAGTTGGCGGACACACCCCTTGGCATAGGCTCGCCCCTATGGTTCAACCCACCACGACGCTTGGCTGACGGGAGGATTGGTTATCCGCTGAGTGGCGGTGAACACCTGGGGCCGACGGATCGCGAGCAAGTGGCGCGCATGCGTCAGTTGTTTCCGGTTAAAACCGATCAAGAGGTGTTTGACCTACTGGCGGACCTGAGTGATTCCGTCCGTGAGCGAGAGGAGGCGATCAATACCTTGTTCAGGGAGCGGGATGCCTTGAATGGGGTGCTTGAGCGTTGGTCTGCGCAAGAGGGCGAGGCGGCTCAGCACGCTGCACGCAGCGAGGCGGCTGAGCGCATTCGGCGGTGCTGGCGTAAAGAGGACTCCACTCAAGGGGTGATGTTCGAGCTTTACCTGGACGATTTGGCCTTGGATAGCCTGCCTCTGATGAGCGCGCACTTTGGTCATGTGAAGCAACTGAGCCTGAGAAACAACCGCTTGCAAACCTTGCCGAGTGACTTTTTCAGGCAGTTTCCGGCGCTGCATACACTGCTGCTCGACGGTAATCGTTTGGTGCATGTGCCCGAAAAATTGTCGGAGCTTCAGCATTTGCAGCGGTTGAGTGTGTCGAACAACCTTATCCGCCCCGATTTAGGCGATGTGCAGCAGCTGCAAGCCCTGACGCGCCTGACCGGTCTGGACCTGTCTCGCAACCCCTTGGGCAGGGGCAAACGGCTCAGCCTGTATGGGCTGGAGGCCCTGACAGTGCTACTGCTCAGGAATACACAGATAGACCTGTTGCCAAAAGGGGCGGTGACCCTGCGAAGCCTGCGGATCTTTGATCTGCGCGACAACCTTATCAAGGTGCTGACCGCGTCTGATCTCTATCTTCATGAAAGCGTGCACCGCGCTATGAACCTGCATGGCAACGCACTTTCCCAGGCGACCTTGCAACTGCTCGGCGGCTACCGGGCACAGCAGCGCTATCAGAACATCGACTTTGGCCTGTGGCGCGACGGTGCACTCCCGCGGCCATCGGTTGAGCGCTGGTTGGTGCCCGTCCCACTCAGTGAAGTGTCGCGATGGCGGGCTGAATGGGCGCTGTTGGTGGGTGAGCAAATGGCGGATCGCTTTTTCGGCCTGTTGTGGAACCTGTCTTCTTACGCACCACTGATTGCCCCGGAGCACCAAGCCCTGCGCCAGGCCGTTACGCAGCGCGTCTGGCAGGTGATTGAGGGGGCCAATCACAATGGCCGCTTGAAACAGATCCTGTTTGAGGAGCCTTTGCGCTTTATGTACGGGGGCATAGACGGTTGGCTGTTGTGCCTCAACGACATCGAACTGGCTATGTTGCCGGTGCAGATGCTCGCCGCAAACGTGGACGCTGCCGGCGCGGACTTTGTGAATTACTTCCGAGCCAAGCGACGGCTGGATTCCATTGATCATCACCTAATGGCAGTTACTCAGCCGTCCGGCCCAGAGACCTGCGCTCGAATCCTGGCCTATCGAATCGCCCTGGCCTCTGGTCTGGACTTGCCCATTGCACTGCCTGGGCGGTTTGATACGAAGGCCTCTGTACCAGACGCCGACTCCGTGAATGCATTACGTGAGCGTATTGTGCGTGAAGAGGTGGACTTCAATTGGCCGCAGAGACTCGTGGTTGAGGAATATTGGGAGGAGTTTCTGGAGCGCAAGTACCCGCAGCGTTTTGAGGCCGCGCTCAGGCAGTACCGGCGTGCGCTGGAACTGGCCACCGATAAAGTGGGCAGTGAAGACATGAGCGAAGGGGAGTATAAAAACTATCTTGAAACCCTTGCCGTGCTAATGCGCAAAGCCAGGACCAACCTGATCGGTGAGTTGACTGCGACGGAGTGGACCTCCTTGGAAATCGCCTGA
- a CDS encoding tRNA-uridine aminocarboxypropyltransferase, which produces MSRPQCSRCLRPITHCLCPLIPSLDSRTRVLLLQHPSEVNHALNTARLAALGLNNAQLVVGEVFEDLATLLNPPGYQARLLFPADDAQPLQGYTPGDQPLLLVVPDGTWRKARKLLHLNPLLAALPRVTLAEGGVSRYRLRKAPGPGALSTVEAIVQALQVLEAPTSFEALLKPFDALIEGQIAAMGPAVFEKNHG; this is translated from the coding sequence ATGTCCAGACCCCAGTGTTCCCGGTGCCTCAGGCCCATCACCCATTGCCTGTGCCCGCTGATCCCGAGCCTCGACAGCCGCACCCGCGTGTTGCTGTTGCAACACCCGAGCGAGGTCAACCACGCGCTCAATACCGCCCGGCTGGCGGCGTTGGGGTTGAACAATGCGCAGTTGGTTGTGGGCGAGGTGTTTGAAGACCTGGCCACGTTGTTGAACCCGCCGGGTTATCAGGCTCGGCTGTTGTTCCCGGCTGACGATGCCCAGCCTTTGCAAGGTTATACGCCTGGCGATCAGCCGCTGTTGCTGGTGGTGCCCGACGGCACCTGGCGCAAGGCGCGCAAGCTTTTGCACCTCAACCCGTTGCTGGCGGCATTGCCGCGCGTGACGTTGGCCGAGGGTGGCGTTTCCCGCTACAGGCTGCGCAAGGCCCCAGGCCCAGGCGCCTTGTCGACGGTAGAAGCCATCGTGCAGGCGTTGCAGGTACTGGAAGCGCCGACTTCATTTGAAGCCTTGCTCAAGCCCTTCGACGCATTGATCGAAGGCCAGATTGCGGCAATGGGGCCTGCGGTTTTCGAGAAAAATCACGGCTGA
- a CDS encoding LysR family transcriptional regulator: MANALPDLKLLRIFVSVVRHQGFANAQHELNLSTSAISTYMSQLESALGLVLCHRGRGGFSLTSKGELFHQETLRLLGELEGFEQYAAALKGELRGTLKLGVLDSTVSDKALPFAEVIGAYSLEHPAVHLHLSVMSPYELQLGVQDNRLDLAIGAFSNRMSGLIYMPLYREQHWLYCSTRHPLFNERRIPEQVITQQRMVGRGYWSQAELARHGFKHSAATVESMEAQLILVLSGAYIGYLPEHYAQAWADKGDLRVLLPATFGYQAPFSMIMRRGRSREPLIQTFRDLLKAQLNQA; this comes from the coding sequence ATGGCCAACGCCTTGCCCGACCTGAAACTCCTGCGCATTTTCGTCAGCGTCGTGCGCCATCAGGGGTTCGCCAACGCCCAGCACGAACTCAACCTGTCGACATCGGCCATCAGCACGTATATGAGTCAGCTGGAGTCAGCGTTGGGGCTGGTGTTGTGCCATCGCGGGCGTGGCGGGTTCAGCCTGACCAGCAAGGGCGAGCTGTTCCATCAGGAAACCTTGCGCCTGCTCGGCGAGCTCGAAGGCTTCGAGCAATACGCCGCCGCGCTCAAAGGCGAGTTGCGCGGCACACTCAAGCTTGGGGTGCTCGACTCCACTGTCAGCGACAAGGCGTTGCCGTTCGCCGAAGTCATTGGCGCCTACAGCCTGGAACACCCGGCCGTGCATTTGCATTTGTCGGTGATGAGCCCTTACGAATTGCAGCTGGGCGTGCAGGACAACCGCCTGGACTTGGCCATCGGCGCCTTCTCCAACCGTATGAGCGGGTTGATCTACATGCCGCTGTACCGCGAGCAGCATTGGCTGTATTGCAGCACGCGACACCCGTTATTCAACGAACGGCGAATCCCCGAACAAGTGATTACCCAGCAACGCATGGTCGGTCGCGGTTACTGGAGCCAGGCCGAACTGGCGCGGCATGGTTTCAAACACAGCGCGGCGACCGTGGAAAGTATGGAGGCGCAGCTGATTCTGGTGCTCTCCGGCGCTTACATTGGCTACCTGCCCGAGCACTACGCCCAGGCCTGGGCCGACAAGGGCGACCTGCGCGTATTGCTGCCGGCAACCTTCGGCTACCAGGCGCCGTTCTCGATGATCATGCGCCGAGGGCGTAGCCGCGAGCCGCTGATCCAGACCTTCCGCGATCTACTCAAAGCGCAGCTCAATCAGGCCTGA
- the speB gene encoding agmatinase gives MDKIFHQPLGGNEMPRFAGIATMMRLPHLQTAKGLDAAFIGVPLDIGTSLRAGTRFGPREIRAESVMIRPYNMATGAAPFDSLSVADIGDVAINTFNLLDAVRIIEEAYDEILEHNVIPLTLGGDHTITLPILRAIHKKHGKVGLVHIDAHADVNDHMFGEKIAHGTTFRRAVEEGLLDCDRVVQIGLRAQGYTAEDFNWSRKQGFRVVQAEECWHHSLAPLMAEVREKVGGGPVYLSFDIDGIDPAWAPGTGTPEIGGLTTIQAIEIIRGCQGLDLIGCDLVEVSPPYDTTGNTSLLGANLLYEMLCVLPGVAHR, from the coding sequence GTGGACAAGATTTTCCACCAACCACTGGGCGGCAACGAAATGCCGCGCTTCGCCGGCATCGCCACCATGATGCGACTGCCCCACCTGCAAACGGCCAAAGGCCTGGACGCGGCCTTTATCGGCGTGCCCCTGGACATCGGCACCTCGCTGCGCGCCGGCACCCGTTTCGGGCCGCGTGAGATCCGTGCCGAATCGGTGATGATTCGCCCTTACAACATGGCCACCGGCGCCGCGCCATTCGATTCGTTATCGGTGGCGGACATTGGCGACGTGGCGATCAACACCTTCAACCTGCTCGACGCCGTGCGCATCATCGAGGAAGCCTACGACGAGATTCTTGAGCACAATGTGATCCCGCTGACGCTGGGCGGCGACCACACCATCACCCTGCCGATCCTGCGGGCGATCCACAAGAAACACGGCAAGGTCGGGCTGGTGCATATCGATGCCCACGCCGACGTCAACGACCATATGTTCGGCGAGAAAATTGCCCACGGCACCACCTTCCGCCGCGCGGTGGAAGAAGGCTTGCTCGATTGCGACCGCGTGGTGCAGATCGGCCTGCGTGCCCAGGGCTACACCGCCGAAGACTTCAACTGGAGCCGCAAACAGGGGTTTCGTGTGGTCCAGGCCGAAGAATGCTGGCACCACTCTCTCGCGCCACTGATGGCCGAAGTGCGTGAAAAAGTCGGCGGCGGCCCGGTGTACCTCAGCTTCGACATCGACGGCATCGACCCGGCCTGGGCGCCCGGCACCGGCACCCCGGAAATCGGCGGGCTGACCACCATCCAGGCGATCGAGATCATCCGTGGCTGCCAGGGCCTCGACCTGATTGGTTGCGATCTGGTAGAAGTTTCGCCGCCCTACGACACCACCGGCAACACCTCGCTGCTGGGTGCCAACCTGCTGTACGAGATGCTCTGCGTACTGCCCGGCGTGGCGCATCGTTGA